Proteins co-encoded in one Halorussus vallis genomic window:
- a CDS encoding NADPH-dependent FMN reductase, whose product MSNPSPLDESRSGPPQVAAVSGSLRDESVTRAALDRALEAVEAAGGDAELLDLRDYDLPAFDPDVDDAEAGDAAEFTREIREADAVLLGTPMYHGSYSSVLKTALDYCGFDEFEHKTVGLLAVSGGNFPITALEHLRSVCRALDAWVLPHQAAVPRSHSSVRDGRFTDERLEMRVAELGTEIVDYAYIKPCPPTPESEENVGAVE is encoded by the coding sequence ATGTCGAACCCATCACCGCTCGACGAATCGCGCTCGGGGCCGCCGCAGGTCGCGGCGGTATCCGGAAGCCTCCGCGACGAGAGCGTCACGCGGGCCGCGCTGGACCGCGCCCTGGAGGCCGTCGAGGCCGCGGGCGGCGACGCGGAACTGCTCGACCTCCGGGACTACGACCTGCCGGCGTTCGACCCCGACGTCGACGACGCTGAAGCGGGCGACGCGGCCGAGTTCACCCGCGAGATCCGCGAGGCCGACGCCGTCCTGCTCGGGACCCCGATGTACCACGGGTCGTACTCGTCGGTGCTGAAGACCGCGCTCGACTACTGCGGTTTCGACGAGTTCGAACACAAGACGGTCGGCCTGCTCGCGGTTTCGGGCGGCAACTTCCCCATCACGGCGCTCGAACACCTCCGGTCAGTCTGTCGCGCCCTCGACGCCTGGGTGCTCCCCCACCAGGCGGCGGTCCCGCGCTCGCACAGTTCGGTCCGGGACGGCCGGTTCACCGACGAGCGACTGGAGATGCGGGTGGCCGAACTCGGCACGGAGATCGTCGACTACGCCTACATCAAACC
- a CDS encoding hydroxyacid-oxoacid transhydrogenase, whose protein sequence is MSYDRSVSSSTRELEPETVWNVRLPEIRFGRNATDELAFQLRDLGVDDDDRGLVVTDRNLVDLGHAGRVESHLADAGFAVDVYDDSEREPSVEAAEDCIAFVRDEAGEAGYDFYVGLGGGSCMDTAKVTRAVVANGGGPLDYVAEPTGAGRPLETSGEPLVLVPTTAGTGAEISPVAILSVPEKQTKEGISSNHLRADAAVLDPTLTTTLPADLTAKTAMDALGHAIEGYTTHEYDSLLRAADPAERPVYAGRTPLTEIFSEKAIELLSSNVRRAVHNGDDLEARENMLQGALFGAIAGLTAGASLCHAMAYPVGNRYHTKHGETIAVLTPASTIDYNAASDPPRFADLAETFGVDTAGMTDRAAADALKAQYVQLQRDLNVLPSGLAELADVGEDDVDWLAKQTVETQQRLLRTNPRPVTEDDVRDMFLDALYNWEE, encoded by the coding sequence ATGAGCTACGACCGCTCGGTTTCCTCGTCGACCCGCGAACTCGAACCCGAAACCGTCTGGAACGTCCGGTTGCCCGAGATTCGATTCGGCCGGAACGCGACCGACGAACTCGCCTTCCAGTTGCGGGACCTGGGCGTCGACGACGACGACCGCGGCCTCGTCGTGACCGACCGGAACCTCGTCGACCTCGGTCACGCCGGCCGGGTCGAGAGCCACCTCGCGGACGCCGGGTTCGCCGTCGACGTCTACGACGACTCCGAGCGCGAACCGTCGGTCGAGGCCGCCGAGGACTGCATCGCGTTCGTCCGCGACGAGGCGGGAGAGGCGGGCTACGACTTCTACGTCGGCCTGGGCGGCGGCAGTTGCATGGACACCGCGAAGGTGACGCGGGCGGTCGTCGCCAACGGCGGCGGACCGCTCGACTACGTCGCCGAACCGACCGGCGCGGGCCGACCGCTCGAAACGTCTGGCGAACCGCTGGTGCTGGTCCCGACCACCGCGGGGACCGGCGCGGAGATATCGCCGGTCGCCATCCTCTCGGTGCCGGAGAAGCAGACGAAGGAGGGCATCTCCAGCAACCACCTCCGGGCCGACGCCGCGGTGCTCGACCCGACGCTGACGACGACGCTGCCCGCCGACCTCACCGCGAAGACCGCGATGGACGCGCTCGGCCACGCCATCGAGGGCTACACCACCCACGAATACGACTCGCTGCTCCGGGCGGCCGACCCCGCCGAGCGACCGGTGTACGCCGGTCGGACGCCGCTGACGGAGATATTCTCGGAGAAGGCCATCGAACTGCTCTCCTCGAACGTCCGGCGGGCGGTCCACAACGGCGACGACCTCGAAGCCCGCGAGAACATGCTCCAGGGCGCGCTGTTCGGGGCCATCGCGGGCCTCACGGCGGGCGCCAGCCTCTGTCACGCGATGGCCTACCCGGTCGGCAACCGCTACCACACGAAGCACGGCGAGACCATCGCGGTGCTCACGCCTGCGAGCACCATCGACTACAACGCCGCGAGCGACCCGCCGCGGTTCGCCGACCTCGCGGAGACGTTCGGCGTGGACACTGCGGGGATGACCGACCGCGCGGCGGCCGACGCGCTCAAAGCGCAGTACGTCCAACTACAGCGCGACCTGAACGTCCTGCCGAGCGGCCTGGCCGAGTTGGCGGACGTCGGCGAAGACGACGTCGACTGGCTCGCGAAACAGACGGTCGAAACCCAGCAGCGCCTCCTGCGCACCAATCCCAGGCCGGTGACCGAGGACGATGTCCGCGATATGTTCTTGGACGCGCTGTACAACTGGGAGGAGTAG